A region of Thermococcus barossii DNA encodes the following proteins:
- a CDS encoding sodium/proline symporter translates to MSNAYELLKEPAAMAAFLFTLLLPIFVGFYAMKRTKTEEDFFVGGRAMDKITVALSAVSSGRSSWLVLGLSGMAYKMGTAAVWAAAGYITVEMLQFVYMGMRLRRFSEKFNAITVPDYFEARFRDTAKLVRLVVSIIIVIFLTSYVGAQFNAGAKTLSASLGISLFWGLLISVFMIVIYMVLGGFVAVAYNDVIRAVIMIVGLTVLPVVAVAHVGGLDMVLDTLKALDPKLVDPWAFGAGVVIGFLGIGLGSPGQPHILVRYMSIDDPDRLRQSTVIGTFWNVVMAWGAVFIGLAGRALYPEVSMLPNESAEMIYPLLSAQFFGPVLYGILMGGIFAAILSTADSQLLVVSSTIVKDFYQEVVRKGEPLAEEVALKISRITVFVIGLLAAILAYFAKDIIFWFVLFAWGGLGASIGPTLLLSLYWKRTTKWGVIAGMVVGTLTTIIWKLYLKASTGIYELVPAFLFALLATVIVSLLTKPPEDVDRIMAAME, encoded by the coding sequence ATGAGCAATGCATACGAGCTTCTCAAGGAACCAGCTGCTATGGCAGCGTTTCTATTCACCCTACTGCTGCCAATATTCGTGGGATTCTATGCGATGAAAAGGACCAAAACGGAGGAGGACTTCTTCGTAGGCGGCAGGGCGATGGACAAGATAACGGTTGCCCTCTCGGCCGTCTCATCCGGCAGGTCAAGCTGGCTCGTCCTGGGCCTCAGTGGAATGGCCTACAAGATGGGTACAGCTGCCGTTTGGGCAGCAGCCGGATACATCACCGTCGAGATGCTCCAGTTCGTCTACATGGGAATGCGCCTGAGGCGTTTCTCAGAGAAGTTCAACGCGATTACGGTTCCCGACTACTTCGAGGCCCGCTTTAGGGACACCGCCAAGCTTGTTAGGCTGGTGGTTTCAATAATCATAGTCATTTTCCTCACCTCGTACGTCGGTGCGCAGTTCAATGCGGGTGCTAAAACTCTCAGCGCTTCTCTGGGAATCAGCCTCTTCTGGGGTCTGCTGATATCGGTTTTCATGATAGTCATCTACATGGTGCTTGGAGGATTCGTGGCGGTTGCCTACAACGACGTCATTAGGGCAGTTATAATGATCGTTGGTCTCACCGTCCTGCCTGTCGTTGCAGTCGCCCATGTTGGCGGCCTTGATATGGTTCTCGACACCCTCAAGGCCCTCGATCCAAAGCTCGTTGACCCGTGGGCATTTGGTGCAGGTGTTGTCATTGGCTTCCTGGGAATCGGTCTCGGTTCACCGGGTCAGCCCCACATACTCGTCCGTTACATGTCAATCGATGACCCGGACAGACTGAGGCAGTCCACAGTAATCGGAACCTTCTGGAACGTCGTCATGGCATGGGGTGCCGTCTTCATAGGTCTTGCAGGAAGGGCCCTCTATCCTGAAGTTAGCATGCTCCCCAACGAGAGCGCTGAGATGATTTACCCGCTGCTCAGTGCCCAGTTCTTCGGCCCGGTTCTCTACGGAATCCTTATGGGTGGAATCTTTGCTGCCATACTCTCAACGGCCGACTCCCAGCTTCTCGTCGTCTCCTCCACCATCGTCAAGGACTTCTACCAAGAGGTTGTTAGGAAGGGCGAACCCCTCGCCGAGGAAGTTGCCCTCAAGATAAGCAGGATAACAGTCTTCGTCATAGGCCTCCTCGCAGCGATTCTGGCGTACTTTGCGAAGGACATAATATTCTGGTTCGTGCTCTTCGCCTGGGGCGGCCTTGGAGCCTCAATAGGTCCGACCCTGCTCCTCTCACTCTACTGGAAGCGGACGACCAAGTGGGGCGTCATAGCGGGAATGGTCGTTGGAACACTGACTACCATTATCTGGAAGCTCTACCTCAAGGCGAGCACCGGCATCTACGAGCTCGTTCCAGCGTTCCTCTTCGCCCT
- a CDS encoding NifB/NifX family molybdenum-iron cluster-binding protein, which produces MRIAIPTNGGGLEDTVAPVFARAPAFLIVDVDENGNVTNSKVIQNGAAMAGGGAGPMAVQTLINEDVEAIIAPQVGPNALGAIQAAGIRLYQVAPGTPVEEAIKAVTSGSVGQFTTPVAPAPATATAPAPAYGPYPAAPAYPAYPAYGYGPGWGRGWGRGWGRGRGFGRGWGRGGRGWGARLGYCPWTGQPSRRTLRWLYGWW; this is translated from the coding sequence ATGAGGATCGCGATACCCACCAATGGTGGAGGGCTTGAAGACACCGTTGCCCCGGTCTTTGCCAGGGCGCCGGCTTTCCTCATAGTGGACGTTGATGAGAACGGCAACGTCACCAACAGCAAGGTAATCCAGAACGGTGCCGCGATGGCCGGAGGTGGAGCTGGACCGATGGCGGTTCAGACCCTCATCAACGAGGACGTTGAAGCGATAATAGCACCGCAGGTCGGCCCGAACGCACTCGGCGCGATACAGGCTGCAGGCATAAGGCTGTATCAGGTCGCCCCGGGAACACCAGTTGAGGAGGCCATAAAGGCTGTCACCAGCGGAAGCGTTGGTCAGTTCACGACCCCAGTGGCACCAGCTCCAGCAACTGCAACAGCTCCCGCACCGGCCTACGGGCCATACCCAGCGGCCCCGGCTTACCCGGCCTACCCCGCCTACGGCTACGGCCCAGGCTGGGGCAGAGGCTGGGGCCGCGGATGGGGACGTGGAAGAGGTTTCGGACGCGGATGGGGCAGAGGCGGCAGAGGCTGGGGAGCAAGGCTCGGCTACTGCCCCTGGACCGGCCAGCCAAGCAGAAGAACTCTTCGCTGGCTTTACGGCTGGTGGTGA
- a CDS encoding NifB/NifX family molybdenum-iron cluster-binding protein, translating to MRIIVSTINGGLDDRVNQAFGRTPTFTIVDVKNGQIVNVQVVQNPGYSQPRGAGVTAAQFCIDQGADVVIAGQFGPNSSGVLQAAGIRMVSAPATMTVREAVEAFLRGELTQAVFGPEGGAGPGAGYGMGRGRGMGGGMGRGRGMGRGMGRGRGGGGW from the coding sequence ATGAGGATTATAGTTTCAACAATAAACGGTGGTCTCGACGACAGAGTTAACCAGGCCTTCGGAAGAACCCCCACTTTCACGATAGTGGACGTTAAGAACGGGCAGATAGTTAACGTTCAAGTGGTCCAGAACCCCGGCTATAGCCAGCCGAGGGGAGCTGGAGTTACGGCGGCGCAGTTCTGCATTGATCAGGGGGCGGATGTCGTCATAGCGGGTCAGTTCGGGCCCAACTCCTCGGGAGTACTCCAAGCTGCTGGCATAAGGATGGTATCGGCGCCGGCCACAATGACCGTCAGGGAGGCAGTTGAGGCTTTCCTGAGGGGCGAGCTCACCCAGGCAGTTTTTGGCCCCGAGGGGGGAGCCGGACCGGGAGCGGGATACGGGATGGGAAGAGGCAGAGGAATGGGCGGCGGTATGGGTCGCGGAAGAGGCATGGGCCGTGGAATGGGAAGAGGTAGGGGCGGTGGCGGCTGGTGA
- a CDS encoding DUF998 domain-containing protein: MRKSQLWAGITSPIIALSGIAAAIIINRSWWSLTDNAISDLGKVGLPHSWVMNVPLLISAILAIYYALGLLGEMKNPVSKLGVLVFILGLFFLAGIAVFPEGTEPHYEVSWGFFLAGSIGFLTTGLGLGLEGHRMFVAFTVLLFITEVLLARWAFGAFSSVAIAEFIGIFAILTWHYMLMWMKFFKDK, translated from the coding sequence ATGAGAAAGAGCCAGCTCTGGGCAGGCATCACTTCACCCATCATAGCCCTATCGGGGATAGCGGCGGCTATCATCATAAACCGCTCCTGGTGGAGTCTCACGGACAACGCAATAAGCGACCTGGGAAAGGTCGGCCTGCCCCACAGCTGGGTGATGAACGTTCCGCTCTTAATATCCGCGATCCTCGCGATTTACTACGCACTCGGCCTCCTCGGGGAAATGAAAAACCCGGTTTCAAAGCTGGGCGTTTTGGTGTTCATACTCGGCCTCTTCTTCCTCGCGGGGATAGCCGTCTTTCCAGAGGGAACCGAGCCACACTATGAGGTCAGCTGGGGCTTCTTCCTGGCGGGGAGCATTGGATTCCTAACAACGGGACTCGGCCTTGGACTTGAAGGCCACCGGATGTTTGTCGCGTTCACGGTTCTCCTTTTCATAACGGAGGTTCTTCTGGCAAGATGGGCGTTCGGTGCCTTCAGCAGCGTTGCCATCGCTGAGTTCATCGGGATTTTTGCGATACTGACCTGGCACTACATGCTGATGTGGATGAAGTTTTTCAAGGATAAATAA
- a CDS encoding PPC domain-containing DNA-binding protein: MRFSRGRNFLFRVPEGEELLGFINEFARKNNVLIGTVSAIGSLKNPKIGYFDEDAGEYKVIELTGTYELVSLAGNVSVKDGEPFAHIHVALGDSDGMLYGGHLIEAEVFVAEVFMQELLGELLERKPRENGLSLWDAVEL; this comes from the coding sequence GTGAGGTTTTCGAGGGGCAGGAATTTTCTGTTCAGGGTCCCCGAAGGGGAGGAGCTTCTGGGGTTCATAAACGAGTTCGCGAGAAAAAACAACGTTCTGATCGGGACTGTCAGTGCCATTGGAAGTTTGAAGAACCCGAAAATCGGTTACTTTGACGAGGACGCTGGAGAGTACAAGGTCATCGAGCTGACCGGCACATACGAACTGGTGTCCCTCGCAGGAAACGTAAGCGTAAAGGACGGCGAGCCTTTCGCCCATATCCACGTTGCCCTGGGAGACTCCGACGGTATGCTGTACGGAGGGCATCTCATTGAGGCTGAGGTCTTCGTGGCCGAGGTGTTCATGCAGGAGCTTCTGGGTGAGCTCCTTGAGAGAAAGCCCCGGGAAAACGGCCTGAGCCTATGGGACGCGGTGGAACTTTGA
- a CDS encoding chromate resistance protein ChrB domain-containing protein, giving the protein MKWVTREHVHVDRVACPWLIKRFIDPEAEFIFVPRDTDPSTITEGIPFDFKGVELGHHDGKCSFDAFVEKYNITDPAVLKIAEIVREADTHVENPQPLAVALDILARGYRMICRDDYETLEKEFYLYDAMYAYFKKQIEEGKA; this is encoded by the coding sequence ATGAAGTGGGTTACCCGTGAACACGTCCACGTTGACCGTGTGGCGTGTCCCTGGCTTATAAAGCGCTTTATCGACCCTGAGGCGGAGTTTATTTTTGTGCCCCGGGATACAGACCCTTCGACGATAACCGAGGGGATACCCTTTGACTTTAAGGGCGTCGAGCTCGGTCACCACGACGGAAAATGCTCCTTCGACGCTTTCGTTGAGAAGTACAACATAACCGATCCGGCTGTTCTGAAGATTGCCGAAATTGTTCGGGAAGCCGACACGCACGTAGAGAACCCTCAACCCCTTGCAGTGGCTCTGGACATCCTCGCGAGGGGTTACCGGATGATATGCAGGGACGACTACGAGACCCTTGAGAAGGAGTTCTACCTATACGACGCGATGTACGCCTACTTCAAGAAGCAGATTGAGGAGGGAAAGGCCTAG
- a CDS encoding 6-pyruvoyl trahydropterin synthase family protein, producing MTFRMVERKIGWHKDFDSSHFLVLPYESKCLRIHGHTYNVDVEIWGELNENGMIFDFNHLSKLIKLLDHRILVSESWVVKRGEDVVIIEKNGKRLELPVDEAVILDKPNVTAEYIAEWFAERIAEKAGNNVRRIKVRIWEDPRSYAEVTLER from the coding sequence ATGACGTTCCGCATGGTTGAGAGAAAGATTGGCTGGCACAAGGATTTCGACAGCTCCCACTTCCTCGTTCTGCCGTACGAGAGCAAATGTCTCCGGATACACGGGCACACGTACAATGTCGACGTCGAGATATGGGGCGAACTCAACGAGAACGGAATGATATTCGACTTCAACCACCTGAGCAAGCTTATAAAACTTCTTGATCATCGAATCCTGGTAAGCGAGAGCTGGGTCGTCAAGAGAGGGGAGGACGTTGTTATCATTGAGAAGAACGGTAAGCGGCTGGAACTGCCCGTGGACGAGGCGGTAATCCTCGACAAGCCCAACGTCACCGCTGAGTACATAGCGGAGTGGTTCGCCGAAAGAATAGCGGAGAAGGCGGGGAACAACGTGAGGCGCATAAAGGTTAGAATATGGGAAGATCCCCGGAGCTACGCGGAGGTAACCCTGGAGCGGTGA
- a CDS encoding DUF134 domain-containing protein encodes MPMGMGPGWGRGRGRRRKMRMIGFIPQVRHFYPALSPAGQPKPPIFMTYEEFEAIRLVDYEGLTQEEAGKKMGVSRGTVWRALSSARKKVAQMLVEGRELIILPQGNEVPKNAGEEEL; translated from the coding sequence ATGCCGATGGGAATGGGACCTGGATGGGGCCGAGGCAGGGGTAGAAGAAGGAAGATGCGCATGATTGGATTTATCCCCCAAGTTAGGCATTTTTATCCTGCCCTATCCCCGGCCGGACAGCCAAAACCGCCGATTTTCATGACGTATGAGGAATTTGAGGCCATTCGGTTGGTGGACTATGAGGGACTAACCCAGGAAGAGGCGGGGAAGAAGATGGGTGTCTCAAGAGGAACAGTCTGGAGGGCTTTGAGCTCGGCCAGAAAAAAGGTTGCACAAATGCTGGTTGAAGGAAGGGAACTGATAATCCTGCCTCAGGGAAACGAGGTCCCAAAAAATGCTGGCGAAGAAGAGCTGTAA